In Myxococcales bacterium, the following proteins share a genomic window:
- a CDS encoding sulfatase, with protein MKKVLLIVAMLLTVIALAAAGAVYWSQRQAAGPPADDRHPNILMVSIDTLRADHVGAYGYPKPTTPHLDQMAAEGARFARAISNCPWTLPSHITMFTGQEVGVHGVRTTNSALSPSALTIAKLLKTSGYRTMGIGSAPYLKAIYGNAVGFDSWDDELAQVSYKNSHEAVTAEKAVDKALHDIKANKDRRWFVFLHLWDVHYDYVPPPPYNKKFVDPSYSGSFPMHNWEKNRAFHVGMDPADFAYTLAQYDGEIAWVDSQLGRLLGRLREWGLDQRTIVLVTADHGEEFLEHGQKGHGHSLYDELIRVPLIVKGPRIPAGRVVECPVSLVDLLPTIAELGGVKKSPYDGPGRSVLPLLGQPDACDAQRNLFAETNMSNLDKLHNYKRGFEMMLEKGTVKFHNRVTDPLRELLFDVASDPGELNDLLAVEPEQGEAFKTEMGRYHHRNNNLRQKMRLLSKIQIDGKTQQQLKDLGYIQ; from the coding sequence GTCATCGCCCTGGCCGCCGCCGGCGCCGTTTATTGGTCGCAACGCCAGGCCGCCGGCCCGCCGGCCGACGACCGGCACCCCAATATCCTGATGGTCAGCATCGACACGTTGCGGGCCGATCACGTCGGCGCCTACGGTTACCCGAAACCGACGACGCCGCACCTCGACCAAATGGCGGCCGAAGGGGCGCGATTCGCGCGGGCCATTTCGAATTGTCCCTGGACCCTGCCCAGCCACATCACCATGTTCACCGGCCAGGAAGTCGGGGTGCACGGCGTCCGCACCACCAACAGCGCCCTGTCGCCGTCGGCGCTGACCATCGCGAAGCTGCTGAAGACCAGCGGCTACCGGACCATGGGCATCGGCAGCGCGCCGTACCTCAAGGCGATTTACGGCAATGCGGTCGGTTTCGACTCGTGGGACGACGAACTGGCCCAGGTCAGTTACAAAAACAGCCACGAAGCGGTCACCGCGGAAAAAGCGGTCGACAAGGCGTTGCATGACATCAAGGCGAACAAGGACCGGCGCTGGTTCGTCTTCCTGCATCTCTGGGACGTTCACTACGATTACGTGCCGCCGCCGCCCTACAACAAAAAATTCGTCGATCCGAGCTATTCCGGTTCGTTCCCGATGCACAACTGGGAAAAGAATCGCGCCTTCCACGTCGGCATGGACCCGGCGGATTTCGCCTATACCCTCGCGCAGTACGACGGCGAGATCGCCTGGGTCGACAGCCAATTGGGGCGGTTGCTCGGTCGCCTGCGGGAATGGGGTCTGGATCAACGCACGATCGTCCTGGTCACCGCGGACCACGGCGAGGAGTTTCTGGAACACGGGCAAAAAGGGCACGGCCACAGCTTGTACGACGAGCTGATCCGCGTTCCCTTGATCGTCAAAGGGCCGCGGATCCCGGCCGGCCGGGTCGTGGAATGCCCCGTCAGCCTGGTCGATCTGCTGCCGACGATCGCGGAATTGGGCGGTGTGAAAAAGTCCCCCTACGACGGGCCGGGCCGTAGCGTGCTGCCCCTGTTGGGACAACCCGACGCCTGCGACGCGCAGCGGAACCTGTTCGCCGAAACCAACATGTCGAACCTCGACAAACTCCACAATTACAAGCGCGGCTTCGAAATGATGCTGGAAAAGGGAACGGTCAAATTCCACAACCGCGTCACCGATCCGTTGCGCGAACTTTTGTTCGACGTCGCCAGCGACCCGGGCGAGCTCAACGACCTGCTTGCGGTGGAGCCGGAGCAAGGCGAGGCCTTCAAGACCGAGATGGGCCGCTACCATCACCGCAACAACAATCTGCGGCAGAAAATGCGGCTGTTGAGCAAGATCCAGATCGACGGCAAGACCCAACAGCAATTGAAAGACCTCGGGTATATCCAATAA
- a CDS encoding PAS domain S-box protein, with protein sequence MGEDNHSRKNESNSWFRALFDAQPDCIFQMDERGVILDVNSSACQLLEYSHRELVGANLALIVPRENLADSYEKIALLRQGGQIEPYRKSLRTRDGRLIPFEIRLTTTTDESGRLIIQSTARDLREQMETQRRLETNEQFVQTLMQSTLDIILVKDADGRLIMVNQAFLDLTERQLEELLGNTELDLFNNDQSQWIMEEDREVLLHGKTMRAENQFTLHNGKTLIIDYTKAPIRDKQGHIIGLLAVGRDITAERSIAQQLIQAQKMEAVGTMAGEIANDFNKFLTSIQDNLTLAEKNAQQGESALPQIETALDAVRTTVELTNRLLNLSRAQPSDFTRVNLAEVVNEIVGLLRSTLDRKVRISATLDPNLWPVHADRSQIYQTLMNLCLNARDALEERSALAERASYSPWIEIAVENVSIRQGWANESPRGKPGDYVRITVSDNGIGIDPAITERVFEPFFSTKTRENSSGLGLSMVYAIVTNHHGWVTVESEPGMGSDFIVYFPRDESVIAKADPAFTNRPTTRRFQKVLVIDDEIMVRGVIKSVLLENGFQVFTAENGAKGWETLQRYKDELNLIILDLIMPEMSGKHFVEMMQKAGHRIPVLVCTGYPGDMVIDDLRSLGVTEYLGKPFAPVQLLDKVRQILKLNPPPATVDFSSAAEGGAAI encoded by the coding sequence ATGGGCGAGGACAACCATTCGCGTAAGAATGAGTCTAACTCCTGGTTTCGGGCGTTGTTCGACGCGCAACCGGATTGCATTTTCCAGATGGACGAGCGCGGCGTCATCCTCGATGTCAATTCCTCGGCCTGCCAGCTTTTGGAGTATTCCCATAGGGAATTGGTTGGCGCCAACCTGGCCTTGATCGTACCCCGCGAAAACCTGGCCGACAGTTACGAAAAAATCGCCCTTCTCCGGCAAGGCGGACAGATCGAACCCTATCGCAAATCGTTGCGCACGCGCGACGGCCGGTTGATCCCGTTTGAAATCCGCCTCACCACCACGACCGACGAAAGCGGCCGGCTGATCATTCAAAGCACGGCTCGCGATCTGCGGGAACAGATGGAAACGCAACGGCGCCTGGAGACCAACGAGCAATTCGTCCAGACGCTGATGCAATCGACCCTCGATATCATCCTGGTCAAGGACGCCGACGGCCGCCTGATCATGGTCAATCAGGCCTTTCTGGATTTGACGGAACGGCAACTCGAGGAATTGCTCGGCAACACCGAACTGGATTTGTTCAACAACGATCAAAGCCAATGGATCATGGAAGAAGACCGCGAAGTCTTGCTGCACGGCAAAACGATGCGGGCGGAAAACCAATTCACGCTGCATAACGGCAAGACGCTGATCATCGACTACACCAAGGCGCCGATTCGCGACAAGCAAGGGCATATCATCGGCCTGTTGGCGGTCGGCCGCGACATCACGGCGGAACGATCCATCGCCCAGCAGTTGATCCAAGCCCAAAAAATGGAAGCGGTCGGCACGATGGCCGGTGAGATCGCGAACGATTTCAATAAATTTCTGACGAGCATCCAGGACAATCTGACCCTGGCCGAAAAAAACGCCCAACAGGGTGAATCGGCCCTGCCGCAAATCGAAACGGCGCTCGACGCCGTTAGAACCACCGTGGAACTGACCAACCGCCTGTTGAATCTGTCGCGCGCCCAACCGAGTGATTTCACGCGCGTCAACCTGGCGGAAGTAGTCAACGAAATCGTCGGCCTGCTGCGTTCGACGCTGGATCGAAAAGTGCGAATCTCCGCGACGTTGGATCCGAATCTCTGGCCGGTTCATGCCGACCGGAGTCAGATCTACCAGACCTTGATGAATCTCTGCCTGAACGCCCGCGACGCCTTGGAAGAGCGATCAGCCTTAGCGGAAAGGGCATCGTACTCGCCGTGGATCGAAATCGCCGTGGAAAACGTCTCCATCCGGCAAGGTTGGGCGAACGAATCGCCACGCGGCAAACCGGGCGATTACGTGCGTATCACCGTCTCGGACAACGGCATCGGGATCGACCCGGCGATCACGGAACGGGTATTCGAGCCGTTTTTCAGCACCAAAACCCGCGAAAACAGCTCCGGATTGGGATTGTCGATGGTCTACGCGATCGTCACCAATCACCACGGTTGGGTAACGGTGGAAAGCGAGCCGGGCATGGGCTCGGATTTCATCGTGTATTTCCCGCGCGACGAATCGGTAATCGCCAAGGCCGATCCCGCCTTTACCAATCGGCCGACCACCCGGCGTTTCCAGAAGGTTCTGGTGATCGACGATGAAATCATGGTGCGCGGCGTCATCAAGAGCGTCTTGCTGGAAAACGGCTTCCAGGTCTTCACCGCCGAAAACGGCGCCAAGGGCTGGGAGACACTACAACGATATAAGGATGAGTTGAATTTGATCATTCTCGACCTGATCATGCCCGAAATGTCGGGCAAGCATTTCGTCGAGATGATGCAAAAAGCCGGGCATCGGATTCCGGTGCTCGTCTGCACCGGTTATCCCGGCGACATGGTCATCGACGACTTGCGTTCCCTGGGCGTGACGGAATACCTGGGCAAGCCCTTTGCGCCGGTTCAATTATTGGATAAAGTACGGCAAATCCTGAAGCTAAATCCGCCGCCCGCGACGGTCGATTTTTCCTCGGCGGCGGAAGGAGGAGCGGCGATATGA
- a CDS encoding tRNA 2-thiocytidine biosynthesis protein TtcA translates to MALARDTSLLDELAADAAEGLTRYRMCGPGARVGVALSGGMDSWSLLALLDHLRRTDRFPYPLTALHIDLGYPGAARRLQTLTAGCHRAEIPLIVRHTAIGPESLAAEKVRPCFLCARRRRQALYEIAARENLTHLATGHHRDDVLASFFMNLIENRELSTLLPRQEAFQGRFQLIRPLYLVPKKRLIKLQRQQNFPVFSSGCPVDGQTRRRAAEELVVEIERRFPGSSEAIFQALHRPKTDFLPVRDPS, encoded by the coding sequence GTGGCTTTGGCGCGTGACACCTCCCTGCTGGACGAATTGGCCGCCGATGCGGCGGAGGGCCTGACGCGCTACCGGATGTGCGGGCCGGGCGCCCGGGTGGGCGTGGCGTTGAGCGGCGGAATGGATTCGTGGTCCTTGTTGGCTTTACTGGACCACTTGCGCCGGACCGATCGCTTCCCCTATCCCCTGACCGCGCTCCACATCGACCTGGGCTATCCGGGCGCGGCGCGCCGCCTGCAAACCCTGACCGCAGGCTGCCATCGGGCGGAGATTCCGTTGATCGTCCGGCATACCGCCATCGGCCCCGAATCGCTGGCCGCCGAAAAAGTCCGGCCGTGCTTTCTGTGCGCTCGTCGAAGGCGGCAGGCGCTATACGAAATCGCGGCGCGCGAAAATCTGACTCACCTGGCCACCGGCCACCATCGCGACGATGTCCTGGCGTCCTTTTTCATGAACCTGATCGAAAACCGGGAATTGAGCACTCTCCTGCCGCGTCAGGAAGCGTTTCAAGGGCGTTTCCAGTTGATCCGCCCGCTCTACCTCGTGCCCAAGAAAAGGCTGATCAAACTGCAGCGCCAACAAAATTTCCCTGTTTTTTCATCGGGATGTCCCGTCGACGGCCAGACCCGGCGACGCGCCGCCGAGGAACTCGTGGTCGAGATCGAACGCCGTTTCCCCGGTTCGAGCGAGGCGATTTTTCAAGCGTTGCATCGGCCGAAAACCGATTTCCTGCCGGTTCGCGATCCTTCCTGA
- a CDS encoding GlsB/YeaQ/YmgE family stress response membrane protein: protein MSLLGWIILGGLAGALASHLSGRDQGCLMNVILGIIGALVGGFVFSFLGGSGVTGCNFWSLAVATVGALIVLAIGRAFGGGDRYHR from the coding sequence ATGAGTCTGTTGGGATGGATCATCCTGGGTGGATTGGCCGGCGCGTTGGCCTCGCATCTTTCCGGCCGCGATCAGGGCTGCCTGATGAACGTCATTCTCGGGATCATCGGCGCGTTGGTCGGCGGCTTCGTTTTTTCCTTTCTCGGCGGTTCGGGCGTGACCGGCTGCAATTTCTGGAGCCTGGCGGTGGCGACCGTCGGCGCGTTGATCGTTCTGGCCATCGGCCGGGCGTTCGGCGGCGGCGACCGGTACCATCGTTAA
- a CDS encoding deoxyribonuclease IV encodes MGFHVGIAGGLDLAPERAHRLGARAMQLFTRSPRSWQAPPLNGETAVAFRQETLAHGLLPVAHAIYLINLASPDEELRARSVAAFSDEIERCARLGIDRVVIHPGSHGLLTRAQGLRQALRSLKECTRRTRTAAVTILLETTSGAGRQLGGELADLAWMIDHHPEPERLGVCFDSCHLFAAGRALHEPDGLDRLLAETEKTIGLGKLGCWHLNDSLGDWNSHRDRHARIGRGKLGRDFFRRLLADERLFGVPKILEVPGGDEAFAADLRLLARLAPRG; translated from the coding sequence TTGGGTTTTCACGTCGGCATCGCCGGCGGCCTGGACCTGGCGCCCGAACGAGCCCACCGCCTCGGCGCCCGGGCGATGCAACTGTTCACCCGCAGTCCACGCTCCTGGCAGGCGCCGCCCCTGAACGGCGAAACGGCCGTCGCCTTCCGCCAGGAAACGCTCGCGCACGGACTGTTGCCGGTGGCGCACGCCATCTACCTGATCAACCTGGCCAGCCCCGACGAGGAACTGCGCGCCCGGAGCGTGGCGGCGTTCAGCGACGAAATCGAACGGTGCGCGCGGCTGGGCATCGACCGGGTGGTGATCCACCCGGGTTCGCACGGCCTGCTGACCCGGGCGCAGGGCTTGCGGCAGGCGTTGCGCTCCTTGAAGGAATGCACCCGGCGGACGCGCACCGCCGCGGTGACGATCCTGCTGGAGACCACCAGCGGCGCGGGACGCCAACTGGGAGGCGAACTGGCCGACCTGGCCTGGATGATCGATCATCACCCCGAGCCCGAGCGCCTTGGCGTCTGTTTCGACAGTTGCCACCTGTTCGCGGCCGGCCGGGCGCTGCACGAACCCGACGGCCTGGACCGGCTGCTCGCCGAAACCGAAAAGACCATCGGCCTTGGCAAGCTGGGTTGCTGGCACCTGAACGACAGCCTGGGCGACTGGAACAGCCATCGTGACCGCCACGCCCGGATCGGGCGCGGCAAGCTGGGGCGTGATTTCTTTCGGCGATTGTTGGCGGACGAACGGCTTTTCGGCGTTCCGAAAATCCTGGAAGTGCCCGGTGGCGACGAGGCGTTCGCCGCGGATTTGCGGCTATTGGCGCGCCTGGCGCCGCGCGGATGA
- a CDS encoding GNAT family N-acetyltransferase has product MDADQIHRLLTVMAEEEGALLLAPDEISPEDIRDRIRNATNRRNRFFHVATKDEIVLGMVALESGPYRSMGHVRFMNLAVDPHHRRKGIGRELTRVAMEWAYQTPSVAKIEIQLREANTAAFKLMQSFGFILEGRLKKHGRTPSGKDINELILALFVDERQNS; this is encoded by the coding sequence GTGGACGCCGACCAGATTCACCGGCTATTGACCGTCATGGCCGAGGAGGAAGGCGCCTTGCTGCTGGCGCCGGACGAAATCAGCCCGGAGGATATCCGGGATCGCATCCGCAACGCCACGAACCGCCGCAACCGGTTCTTCCACGTCGCCACCAAGGATGAGATCGTGCTGGGAATGGTCGCCCTCGAATCGGGCCCCTACCGGTCGATGGGGCACGTCCGCTTCATGAACCTCGCCGTCGATCCGCACCACCGCCGGAAGGGGATCGGCCGCGAACTGACGCGGGTGGCCATGGAATGGGCCTATCAAACGCCGAGCGTCGCGAAAATCGAAATCCAATTGCGCGAAGCCAACACCGCCGCCTTCAAATTGATGCAATCCTTCGGCTTTATCCTGGAAGGCCGCCTGAAGAAACACGGCCGCACTCCCAGCGGCAAGGACATCAACGAACTGATCCTGGCCTTGTTCGTGGATGAGCGCCAAAACTCCTGA